Genomic window (Blastocatellia bacterium):
CTTACATTTTCCCTATAAAATTTGATAAACTCCGGCAAAACAAAATATTTAGGAGGACAATTTAATGGCTGTTACCTTTAACACTCGTGAAGTATCAGGAGTAACTATTATTGACATTTCTGGACGTATTACTTTAGGAGCAGGCAACGTAGAACTGCGTGAGCATGTTAGTAAAGCTATTGACGCAGGTAGCAGAAGCATTTTACTTAATTTAGCAGAATTAAATTATATGGACAGTTCTGCTGTAGGAACTTTAGTAGGCTGTTATACTTCGGCTCAAAATCGTGGAGCAAAGCTTAAATTATTAAATTTAACTAAGAAAATAACAGAGCTATTAGCTATTACAAAATTATTAACTGTATTTGATACTTTTGATGATGAGCAAAAAGGCGTTGATAGTTTTTAAGACTTAAGCTAAAAAAACTAATGGAGATAGTTATAACTTACTTAGCTATCTCCATCACCTACATAAAATATTTAGAGTAATAATAAGGTTTTATTTTTTGCTGACTTCTTTACGACGAAAATAATTAAAATCATATTCCGCCGCCCAAGTTTTCCCATCATCTTGAGAAATTTCGCCTAATTGTCTTACTTGATCAGAAGAAATATGAAAGAAAGTTAGACGACGTAGGACGCTTTGACCATTTACTTTTACTGCCTCTGCTTGAAAACGCATCTCTTTATCTTTGAACTCACCAACAAAATTAATTACTCCACCTTTATCATCAATCCAATTTTGATACCATTT
Coding sequences:
- a CDS encoding STAS domain-containing protein, producing MAVTFNTREVSGVTIIDISGRITLGAGNVELREHVSKAIDAGSRSILLNLAELNYMDSSAVGTLVGCYTSAQNRGAKLKLLNLTKKITELLAITKLLTVFDTFDDEQKGVDSF